A genomic window from Alkalihalobacillus sp. AL-G includes:
- a CDS encoding DUF4139 domain-containing protein, with translation MTYYSHGKDAEELTLTIYNDRFAVVKEKRKVELNGDETEVQYLNVAQKIETDSIIVEGLNILELNYDYDLVSKSKLMEKYLDRNVFLLDKVTNKRSEYRLLSVASGIVLEDVNTKEIVLDPKEELILPKLPGELIVKPALVWKVRPSKSDQINVSYITKGMEWESNYVVELKEKTFNVSGWVNIQNNAGTTFDNVKVKLIAGDVNRATDENYVYKEAVLYEVDHSAPEPSFEEQSFADYHMYTLQHNTTLKNNQSKQINFIQGEEIPYQRYYTYSQYEDDVQIKLAFDNKQKNNLGLPLPRGKVKVYQADSNDNSLEFIGEDRIDHTPKNETLELYLGNAFDIVCEGDKVDSNKNARGIRTETWEYEVRNRKEEPALMKITHDLYDDIYKSDWKMKETSHDFKKETSHKIVFWVEVPADTVETITFTYEVDEAITVRHT, from the coding sequence ATGACTTATTATTCACACGGAAAAGATGCAGAGGAATTGACACTGACGATTTATAACGACCGATTTGCCGTCGTAAAAGAAAAGCGGAAGGTCGAGCTGAACGGGGATGAAACCGAAGTTCAATACCTCAATGTGGCGCAAAAGATTGAAACCGATTCAATCATCGTAGAAGGTTTGAATATTCTTGAACTGAATTATGATTACGATCTCGTCAGCAAATCGAAGCTAATGGAAAAGTATCTCGACCGTAACGTGTTTTTACTCGATAAAGTAACAAACAAGCGCAGCGAATACCGCCTGTTGAGTGTTGCATCCGGAATCGTTCTTGAAGACGTAAACACGAAGGAAATCGTGCTCGACCCGAAAGAAGAATTGATTTTACCAAAATTACCTGGTGAGCTCATAGTTAAACCAGCCCTCGTTTGGAAGGTCCGCCCATCGAAATCGGATCAGATCAATGTTTCGTACATTACAAAGGGAATGGAATGGGAGTCCAATTATGTCGTCGAGTTGAAGGAGAAGACGTTCAATGTGTCCGGCTGGGTCAATATCCAAAATAACGCAGGAACGACATTTGATAATGTAAAAGTTAAGCTGATCGCAGGCGACGTCAATCGTGCAACTGATGAAAACTATGTTTATAAAGAGGCGGTACTTTATGAGGTGGACCATAGTGCCCCAGAACCTTCATTCGAGGAACAAAGCTTTGCGGATTACCATATGTACACGTTGCAGCACAATACAACACTCAAAAACAACCAGTCGAAGCAGATCAATTTTATCCAAGGTGAAGAGATTCCGTATCAGCGGTATTACACCTATTCACAATATGAGGATGACGTTCAGATCAAGCTTGCCTTTGACAATAAACAAAAGAACAACCTGGGACTGCCGCTTCCAAGAGGAAAAGTGAAGGTGTACCAGGCGGATTCGAATGACAACAGCCTTGAATTCATTGGTGAGGACCGAATCGATCATACACCGAAAAATGAAACGCTCGAGCTTTATCTCGGAAATGCGTTTGACATCGTCTGTGAAGGAGACAAAGTTGACAGTAACAAGAACGCAAGAGGAATCCGAACCGAAACGTGGGAATATGAAGTCCGGAACCGTAAAGAAGAACCGGCACTCATGAAAATCACCCATGATCTTTATGATGATATTTACAAGTCAGATTGGAAAATGAAAGAAACCAGCCATGATTTTAAAAAAGAAACGTCCCATAAAATTGTGTTCTGGGTAGAAGTTCCAGCCGATACAGTTGAAACGATCACGTTTACCTACGAAGTGGATGAAGCAATAACCGTCCGTCACACGTAA
- a CDS encoding DUF2628 domain-containing protein encodes MVSKKKKHQVNFLDLDEETSEEVLEFVGRKADYYEKKWKRTSRWNSLFSWNWSPFFLGLFWFAFRKMNGYAYLLLGILAVADILSIIFLKQSMSRTNLAGIFVMIALTANGAYFDFVLKKVKRLKNLHPDREERLAVLRNQGGISWLHTMIFTLAIIIYSFSIIFIEEKVYYAYAVPKFSEAVELQQSGELDEAIEIYDDIENRNVPIPAIYYNKALIYGSKKEYKLALKNIEIYLKLVPEDEPGLELKEELLKAK; translated from the coding sequence ATGGTTTCAAAGAAAAAGAAGCATCAAGTGAATTTCTTAGATCTTGACGAAGAAACAAGTGAAGAGGTTTTAGAGTTCGTCGGCAGAAAAGCGGACTATTATGAAAAGAAATGGAAAAGAACATCGAGATGGAATTCCTTGTTCTCTTGGAATTGGAGTCCTTTTTTCTTAGGTTTGTTTTGGTTCGCATTTCGAAAAATGAATGGGTACGCTTATCTTCTTCTAGGCATTCTTGCTGTAGCTGATATTTTATCGATCATATTCCTCAAACAATCAATGTCGCGGACAAACTTAGCTGGTATTTTTGTCATGATTGCATTAACTGCCAACGGTGCCTATTTTGATTTTGTACTGAAGAAAGTAAAAAGGCTGAAAAATCTACATCCTGACCGAGAGGAACGTCTTGCGGTTCTTCGGAACCAAGGCGGAATCAGTTGGTTGCATACAATGATTTTTACTTTGGCAATAATCATTTATTCTTTCTCGATTATTTTTATAGAAGAAAAAGTTTATTATGCTTACGCAGTACCAAAATTTTCAGAAGCCGTCGAACTTCAACAATCAGGTGAACTTGATGAAGCGATCGAGATATATGATGATATTGAGAATAGAAACGTCCCCATCCCTGCTATTTATTACAATAAAGCACTAATTTACGGTTCTAAAAAAGAGTATAAACTAGCATTAAAGAATATTGAAATCTACTTAAAGTTAGTTCCTGAAGATGAACCTGGCTTAGAATTAAAGGAAGAGCTTCTTAAGGCTAAATAA
- a CDS encoding sulfotransferase family 2 domain-containing protein has protein sequence MIISHKYKFIFLKTKKTAGTSIEISLSRYCGDSDIITPIMSEDEKIRAELGKYPQNHQIGQINFYNHDSANKIKSLIGEDIWNSYYKFCFDRNPWDKVISLYYFLVRDPKKESFDEFLEREGYKLAYNFPIYTLNNNSVVDYLGKYENLESDLKLICDKISLPFDGWLPRAKGNFRQNRQHYSTQYNNHQRETIRNYFKKEIDLFNYKF, from the coding sequence ATGATAATATCACATAAATATAAATTTATTTTTTTAAAAACTAAAAAAACGGCAGGGACTAGTATTGAAATTTCATTGTCAAGGTATTGTGGCGATAGTGATATTATCACACCAATAATGTCTGAGGACGAGAAGATTAGAGCTGAACTGGGGAAATACCCACAAAATCATCAAATTGGTCAAATTAATTTTTATAATCACGATTCTGCAAATAAAATAAAATCTTTGATAGGGGAAGATATTTGGAACTCTTATTATAAGTTTTGTTTCGATAGGAACCCTTGGGACAAAGTTATTTCTTTATATTATTTTCTTGTAAGAGACCCTAAAAAAGAAAGCTTTGATGAATTTTTGGAACGGGAAGGTTATAAACTTGCTTATAACTTCCCTATCTATACACTTAATAACAATTCAGTAGTGGACTACCTTGGGAAATATGAAAATTTAGAAAGTGATTTGAAATTAATTTGTGATAAGATTTCTCTTCCTTTTGATGGTTGGTTACCAAGGGCAAAAGGTAATTTCAGGCAAAACCGTCAACATTATAGTACACAATATAATAACCATCAAAGAGAAACAATTCGAAATTATTTTAAAAAAGAGATTGATTTATTCAATTACAAATTCTAA
- a CDS encoding VOC family protein, producing MAKNKFLRMDNVGIVVESLDDAISFFEEIGLNLEGRATVEGEWAGRVTGLGSQCVEIAMMVTPDGHSRLELSRFLNPPTISDHRTAPVNALGYLRVMFTVEDIDEMVSRLTKYGAQLVGEVVQYEDSYRLCYIRGTEGLLIGLAEQLGNK from the coding sequence ATGGCAAAAAACAAATTCCTAAGAATGGACAATGTCGGCATCGTTGTAGAATCCCTTGATGACGCAATCTCTTTCTTCGAGGAGATTGGCTTGAACCTCGAAGGGCGAGCCACTGTCGAAGGTGAATGGGCTGGTCGCGTAACCGGACTGGGTTCTCAGTGCGTAGAGATTGCTATGATGGTTACCCCAGATGGCCACAGCCGACTTGAACTTTCGAGATTTCTCAACCCACCTACAATATCAGATCACCGGACTGCTCCTGTAAACGCCCTCGGTTATCTACGTGTCATGTTCACCGTTGAAGACATTGATGAAATGGTATCCAGACTCACTAAGTATGGTGCTCAGCTCGTTGGCGAAGTGGTTCAATACGAGGACTCGTATCGGCTCTGCTACATTCGTGGAACCGAAGGACTTCTAATCGGTTTGGCGGAACAACTCGGTAACAAATAA
- a CDS encoding RHS repeat-associated core domain-containing protein, with product MREAEYGSIENDADLLAGISGNGLTTSYKYNVDGIRTEKMVNGVTTSYHLDGDLVTYETNGTDEIYYTYSSNDKLVSMNLKGEEYFYLRNNQGDITGLADESGTEVVSYQYDTWGKLISITGTLADTVGKKNPYRYRGYRYDSETGLYYLNARYYNPEWSRFLNADSYGGEVGELLSHNVFAYCANNPINNVDSSGHWYARIGRYSGSASSGGTVRTNEKLGDSIQIANPSYEPESKKTHETVKEVTKAAVIGGAGSTADGSGSRINPYKIKNERPWGRMGPKLVSSHSTGRALLKSAGKIGGLGLLLGVALDTANGDSLTDSIINNGFLAGVTLGLTVATGGGFLVGIGKLE from the coding sequence TTGAGGGAAGCGGAATATGGCAGCATTGAAAACGATGCGGATTTGTTAGCGGGTATTTCCGGTAACGGGCTAACCACATCGTACAAATATAATGTGGATGGTATTCGTACAGAAAAAATGGTAAACGGAGTGACAACGTCCTACCATCTTGATGGGGATCTTGTCACATATGAAACCAATGGTACCGATGAGATCTATTACACGTATTCTTCCAATGATAAACTTGTCAGTATGAACCTCAAGGGGGAGGAATACTTCTACCTACGCAACAACCAGGGAGACATTACAGGCCTCGCTGATGAATCGGGTACAGAAGTCGTGTCCTACCAATACGACACATGGGGCAAACTGATCTCAATCACCGGGACACTTGCAGATACAGTCGGGAAGAAGAACCCGTACCGTTATAGAGGATACCGGTACGACTCAGAAACCGGGTTATACTATCTAAATGCACGATACTATAATCCGGAATGGAGTAGATTTTTAAATGCAGACTCTTATGGTGGAGAAGTTGGTGAATTGTTAAGCCATAATGTATTTGCCTATTGCGCAAATAATCCAATTAACAATGTTGATTCATCTGGGCATTGGTATGCCCGTATTGGTAGATACAGCGGTTCTGCCAGTTCCGGCGGCACGGTAAGAACAAATGAAAAGTTAGGAGATTCCATACAAATAGCGAATCCATCTTATGAACCGGAATCTAAAAAAACACATGAGACCGTTAAGGAAGTTACCAAAGCAGCTGTTATTGGTGGAGCGGGATCTACAGCTGATGGATCAGGATCAAGAATAAACCCTTATAAAATTAAAAATGAACGCCCATGGGGAAGAATGGGTCCTAAATTAGTCTCATCACATAGTACTGGCAGGGCTCTTTTAAAGAGCGCTGGGAAAATTGGAGGTTTGGGACTTTTACTTGGAGTAGCACTAGACACTGCAAATGGAGACAGTCTCACGGATAGTATTATAAACAATGGTTTTTTGGCAGGTGTTACACTTGGTCTAACAGTTGCTACAGGTGGGGGATTCCTTGTTGGTATTGGAAAATTGGAATAG